TATCAAAAAACCTAGAGGAATATAGTCCCGATTTTCAGATGAATGACAAGGAACGAGAATGTAGTTGCCGGAAGTAGGATGGCGGATTTCATCAAACAAATGGGGGATGTCTGCTTTTTGAACGGTTGCAGCTTTTTTGCTGGCAAGGCGGACAGCGCGTACTTTTTCTACCCTTTCGGCAACGAGGGGATGTTTTTCAGGCAGACTGTCGAGTTCTTCTTGGGTCAGGTCAGTCAGCCAGAGACACCAGCGTTGTTTGCCGTTGAGAAATTCGTCAGAGCCGAGCAGTTTTTTAATCCATTTGGCAGACTGCGGCTCACGGGCGATGAGGCTGTCTTTTTCTTCTGTGGTAAGGATGAGATTGCCGCCATCTCCAGGTTGGTTTCCTTTGTACATTTTTGAGACAGAGCAAATAGGATTCGAGCGTTTTTCAACAGAAAGATTGCTGCCTGCAATTAGATAGGGACTGATGTTGGCAACGCTTTGGCTGTGCCATTCTTTATCGAGAAGTTTGTAGAGCTTGGGCTGAGCGCTATTGGGGCTGAGGCCGTCTGAAAGATATGCTGCTTCCAGGCCGATGATGACAACGTGGACGGCGGCTTTGTCTTTGGCATTGTTTGCCCACGGGAAGGTCTGGTAGGCGAAGGCAATGCGGTTGCCCAATGCGAAGATAGGGGGCCAGAGGGTGGCAACTTGGTCGCCTTGGCTGATGGAATTGGTGGCGACAAGGGCGAGCCTGGCGCGGCTGGTGCGGATATATTGCGCGCCTTTCCAAAACCAACAGGCAACGTAATCCAAGACGCCGTATTTTTTCCAGCCGTCAAAAACCATATCCATATCTTCGTTTTGTTCCTCGTCGCGCGAATTTGAGCCGCCAAACGGGGGATTGCCGACGATATAGACTTCGTCTTCAGCGCGGTTGTTGCGGTGGCAGAAGGCCTCCCAGTCTTCGCGCAGGCTGTTGGCGGCCTTGATGTTGCCGCCGCTTTTGAGAGGCAGGGTGGGCAGGCTGTTGCCCAGCTCGTTTTCGTGGGCAAGGTTCATTTGGTGTTCGGCCAGCCAAAGCGAAAGCATGGCGATTTCGTGGGCGAAGTCGTCCAGCTCGATGCCGTAAAATTGGTCGAGACGGATTTGGCTGCTGAAAATGGCGTTGCTGTCGATTTCTTTGACGGCTTTGAAGATTTCGATTTCGAGGCGGCGCAGCTCTTTGTAGGCGATAATCAGGAAATTGCCGCTGCCGCAGGCAGGGTCGAAGATTTTGATGTTGCCCAGCCGCATGGAGAGGCTGTATAGGGCTTTCAGACGGCCTTCATTGCTGGGATAGCGTTTGAAGATGTCTTGAAACGCCGTCTGAAGCTCGTCAAGAAAGAGCGGCTTGATGGCTTTCATGATATTGGGGACGGAGGTGTAGTGCTGTCCCAAACGGCTGCGCTGTTTCGGGTCTATCACGCTTTGAAACATGGAGCCGAAGATGTCGGGATTGATTTCAGACCAGTTGAGTTTGCCGCATTCGAGCAAAAGGCGGCGGGTGCGTGTATCGAAATCGGGGATGGGCTCGTCTGCCTGGAAAAGCCCGCCGTTGACGTAGGGGAAGCTTGCGAGATGGGCAGGCAGGGCTTCGGAACGTTTTTCAGGAGGCGTGTCGAGGGTTTGGAAAAGTGCGGTCAGGACTTCGTCTGTATTCTCGCCGGTTTTATGCGTATGGCTTTCAATGAGTTTGGTAAAGCTGTCTTTGGGGAAGATTTTGGTGTCTTCGGCAAAAAAACAGAAGAGCAGGCGGGTCAGGAAGACATTGAGGGCATGGATGTCTTCGGGTTTCTCGAGATGGTTGGTGCGGCGGATTTGGTCGAAAAGGCGCCCCATTTTTTCGGCGGCTTTGGTGTCGGCAGGATTTTCTTCAAATCCGCTGCTTTTTTCCAAGCCTGCGAGAGGAAGGAAAAAGCCGTAGTTTTGCGCTAAATCGGTATAGGCGCATTCGAGGTAGTCGTCGGCTTGGATATCGTAGGCGGCGATGTTTTGAAAATCGGTTACGATAAAGAAGCGGATTTTGTTTTTGTCGGCTGTGGCGGATTGTTTCAGGTCTTGCAGGACGTCGTATATGTCTGCATCGGGGGCGACAGGTTTGAAATAGAGTTTGCGGCTGAGGGCAATTTCGCCATGCAAGGGCATATCGGCGACGTTGGTGCCGGGGGTTTGGTTTTGCAGTTTGGTAATGGTGGCTTTCGGGGTATCGAACAGGCGTAGGAAGCCGTAGATGAAGTTTGCTTTGTCTTCCGACTGCACGAGCTTGGCCAGCCCGTCAAAAAGTTTGGTAGGATTGACTGCCATGGTTGCGACACCTTTGTTAAGAAATTGTAATGATATGAAATTATATCTTTTTTTATCAAAAAAGAATATTGGAATAGGCTGTGTAAAAGGTATTAAAAAAGGCCGTCTGAAGTTTTCAGACGGCCTTTTTTAAATTCCATTTAGTCATTTTCAGAATAAGCACTTAATTTAATTTAAATTAACGTTTATTTCGGAATAAACGGTTATAATTTATTAACAGATAAATAGTCTGTAACCATATCAACCTATATCAAGGAGAAAAGCATGAAAAAACACGATTTTGAAGCACGTCGCGAGGCTTTGCTGAAAGACATCCGAGAAGTGATGGATGATGTGGAAGAGTTGTACCGCAATGGTGTTGAAGCCGGTTCGGAAGAGGGCAGCAAAGCCCGAGCCAAATTGGAAGAAAAATTGGCTGTGGCCAAAGAGCGTTTGAGCCGTTTTGAAGAAGAAGCCGGCGAGCGTCTGCGCCATCATGCCGAGCGTGCGCGTGAAAAATACGAGCAGTTTGAAGAGGCGGCTCAGGAGCGTTTGAAAGAAGGCAAAGAGCGTTTTGCCGAATTTGAAGCCGATGCAGGTGCGCGTTTGAAACGCGGTGCCAAACACGCTGATGAAGTGGTGCATGAAAAACCATATTATGCAATGGGTTTTGCCGCATTAGCCGGTTTGGTTGTCGGTGTGTTGTTGAACCGCCGTTAATGCGAATATGTTAAGGCCGTCTGAACAGGCGTGCACATGAAATCATGGATTTCATTGCGCCGTGCAGACGGCCTTAGCCTTATGTTTCCTGAGAAAAAAAGGATAGTTAAGATGGGAATTCGCCAGCGTTTTGAACATGGCAAGGCTTTGTTGAATCAGGGCGCGGATTTGCTGCTGCTGCGCTTGCAGGTATTGAGCTTGGATTTGACGCGTCAGGCGGAAAATGTGTTCCGGTTGGCGATTTGGCTGGTATTGTCCGGCGCACTGTTGATGGTGGGCTTGGTCGGTTTGCTGTTCGGATTGAACCGCGTGCTGACGGATGTTGCGGCTTTGTGGGTGTTTTTCGGCATTTTCTTCGTGAGTCTGCTGATTATTACCGTATTGTTCCGCAAAGTATCGGCAGATTATCGGGAGCAGGGTAGTCGCGTGGCTGAGACCTTGCAGGATATTCGATCGGATATTGCGTATTTGCGCGGTGAGATAGACAAGGATGCGGACGATGAAGCAACAGGAGTATGAAGAAGCGCGCGAGTTGCTGCTTTTGGAAGCCAAGCTGGTGCGGTTGCGGATTGAAGCGGAAAATTTGAAACTGCGTAAAGCGGAAGAAAGCAAAACACGACAGGGCAATCAGTTGATTAAGCTCGCAGATGTGGCGTATCAGCTGAGCCAAACGCGTTTGTTGTCTCAACGCTCTTTGTTCTCTACATCACGCCGTCGGCATTGGATTTGGCTGGTGTTGGCGGTCATACTGGGTTTGTCGAGATAATCGAGGGAAGAGGTTTGGTCAAAATGATATTTGCGGCGAGTTGTTGGCCCGTGTGAGCCGCTGGTTGAGGACGCTGCGTCATTGTGTTGCTGAAACTGAAACTTTATCTATGTTGAGTATTTTTACAAAAGACACCGGCCGTCTGAACATTTCAGACGGCCTCAATGTTTGGAGTTTCAGATATAATGGCGACAATTTTGAAATTATTAAATGAAGGATAAGTGATGAACCGT
Above is a genomic segment from Neisseria subflava containing:
- a CDS encoding DNA methyltransferase; the protein is MAVNPTKLFDGLAKLVQSEDKANFIYGFLRLFDTPKATITKLQNQTPGTNVADMPLHGEIALSRKLYFKPVAPDADIYDVLQDLKQSATADKNKIRFFIVTDFQNIAAYDIQADDYLECAYTDLAQNYGFFLPLAGLEKSSGFEENPADTKAAEKMGRLFDQIRRTNHLEKPEDIHALNVFLTRLLFCFFAEDTKIFPKDSFTKLIESHTHKTGENTDEVLTALFQTLDTPPEKRSEALPAHLASFPYVNGGLFQADEPIPDFDTRTRRLLLECGKLNWSEINPDIFGSMFQSVIDPKQRSRLGQHYTSVPNIMKAIKPLFLDELQTAFQDIFKRYPSNEGRLKALYSLSMRLGNIKIFDPACGSGNFLIIAYKELRRLEIEIFKAVKEIDSNAIFSSQIRLDQFYGIELDDFAHEIAMLSLWLAEHQMNLAHENELGNSLPTLPLKSGGNIKAANSLREDWEAFCHRNNRAEDEVYIVGNPPFGGSNSRDEEQNEDMDMVFDGWKKYGVLDYVACWFWKGAQYIRTSRARLALVATNSISQGDQVATLWPPIFALGNRIAFAYQTFPWANNAKDKAAVHVVIIGLEAAYLSDGLSPNSAQPKLYKLLDKEWHSQSVANISPYLIAGSNLSVEKRSNPICSVSKMYKGNQPGDGGNLILTTEEKDSLIAREPQSAKWIKKLLGSDEFLNGKQRWCLWLTDLTQEELDSLPEKHPLVAERVEKVRAVRLASKKAATVQKADIPHLFDEIRHPTSGNYILVPCHSSENRDYIPLGFLIDGTISNNANLMIPNATLYEFGILTSAMHNDWMRTVAGRLESRYRYSGTIVYNNFPWPEADEAEKSRIAALAEDILLIRADYPDQTLAQLYDPDKMPLPLKEAHLRLDTAVDRLYRTKPFSDGMERVEFLFDLYEKAVNGQKTP
- a CDS encoding DUF883 family protein, with the protein product MKKHDFEARREALLKDIREVMDDVEELYRNGVEAGSEEGSKARAKLEEKLAVAKERLSRFEEEAGERLRHHAERAREKYEQFEEAAQERLKEGKERFAEFEADAGARLKRGAKHADEVVHEKPYYAMGFAALAGLVVGVLLNRR
- a CDS encoding phage holin family protein; amino-acid sequence: MGIRQRFEHGKALLNQGADLLLLRLQVLSLDLTRQAENVFRLAIWLVLSGALLMVGLVGLLFGLNRVLTDVAALWVFFGIFFVSLLIITVLFRKVSADYREQGSRVAETLQDIRSDIAYLRGEIDKDADDEATGV